In the genome of Brockia lithotrophica, the window GTCGTTTCTGCAGGCCACGTTCCGCCTCCACCTCCGTCTACGAGTTCGTGCCCGTCCCCTGCCCAGCCGTCGCGTCCCTTCGTGGTACGCGCCTTCCATCTTACCGCGAGGCGCGCCAAAAGGGAACTCCCGGCGAACCTCGGGCCGTTCCGAGAAGCCCCCTTTACAGGCTTCGCGGACTATTATAAAGTTTTCGCTCGCGAATGAAAAGTGCGGACGCGAAAGGGGAATAAAAATCCCTCCCCTGGGAAAAGGTGGACGGTGGAGGGATGGAAATGCCCGGACGCCGTCTGCCTAAGGTGTTTTTGGCCTTGACCGCGACCGTCTTCTTCACCGCGGGAAACGCGTACGGGGAACCCCCGCAACCCGAACCGGCGGGAAAAGCGGTCTCGGCCGCAGAAACCAGAGGAGATGACCGTTTCTCCGAAGAAACGCACCCCTCGGAAGACGAGACGGCCTTTGCCTTAGACCGCGGAGAAGAAGAAGAGCGCGGCGAAGCAAACGCGGCCGAAGGGTTGGAGGGAAATCCCCCTGGAGAACAGTTCGAGACGGCGGAGGAGGCACCCCCGCTTCAACGGATCGCACCCGAACTCGCCGCCGCTGTTTCCCCGGAAGAGCAGATCTTCCTCGCGACCACGGAAATCCCCCGCGTGCGCGTCGTCGCTACCGCGTACACGGAGGGGCGGGAATCCACGGGAAAAACGCCCGGCCACCCGGCCTACGGTGTCACCGCCTCGGGCGTCAAGGTACGCCGCGACCGGTTTTCCACGATTGCCGCCGATCCGCGGGAATTCCCCTACGGGACGGTGCTCTTCATTCCGGGGTACGGTTTCGGCGTCGTCGCCGATACGGGAGGGCTCGTCCGCGGAAAGCACATCGACCTCTACGTCCCGAGCGTGCGCGAGGCGCTTTACGACTGGGGGAGGCGTACCGTGGAGGTGTACGTCCTCGCCTGGGGGACGGGAAAGGTCGAAGAAGAGTTCCTCGACCGTCTGAACACCTCGGGCCTGCGCGCC includes:
- a CDS encoding 3D domain-containing protein, which translates into the protein MPGRRLPKVFLALTATVFFTAGNAYGEPPQPEPAGKAVSAAETRGDDRFSEETHPSEDETAFALDRGEEEERGEANAAEGLEGNPPGEQFETAEEAPPLQRIAPELAAAVSPEEQIFLATTEIPRVRVVATAYTEGRESTGKTPGHPAYGVTASGVKVRRDRFSTIAADPREFPYGTVLFIPGYGFGVVADTGGLVRGKHIDLYVPSVREALYDWGRRTVEVYVLAWGTGKVEEEFLDRLNTSGLRALRDVQSREAAAQGRRILE